Part of the Prevotella communis genome is shown below.
TCTTCGAGTATCATCCAAGGAAAGTTGTGAAATAAATTACTCATCATAAATAAAACAAGTTTTTCTCACCCTAGGGGCAAGACATGGAACGCAGAGATTGCGTCCCATGTCTTTGTCCGATAAAGTGATAAAGAAATTTAAAAGTACATTTTTTTCGTCAACTACTATTAAATGGTTTTGGCGTATATTACAGAACATACTATATTTGCAGTACTAAAACTATAGTACGCCCTAAAACTCTAATAGACACGAGTATCTAACAGTAAACCAATTTTTAATCATTATGACAAAAAACATTATCGGCCTCATGTTACTCATGAGCAGTTTGACATTCACAGAGACACGCGCTCAAGGTAACAACGACTTCAAGATTGACGTCAAGGTAACTCAGGGCATCGAGGATGCCGGCTACCTCGTTCAGGTCTTCGACCGTAACCAATCAGCACGTAAGTTCCTCGGAAAAATTGACGTTGTCAACAAGCGCTCTGCATTTGAGACCCATTTGGACGAACCACTCGTTGGTGACCTCACAGCCATCTTTCCTAATGGCGAGGTCTGCACGGCCTGCGTCCGTTTCCCCTTCGTACCAGGCGAGGAATGCCACATCAAAGTGAAGAACGGTACTTTCGAGCTCACAGGCACAACGTTCTATCAGCAGTGGGCCGATGCTGATGATTTAGAAGAGAATGCCCATAAGTATTACAAGCAGTGGGAGACCGACTCCATCATTCTCAACTACTTCAAGAAGCACGCCAACGAGGAGGGTTGTGTAATGCGCTACTGGCAGTACGAGGTATTGCCTCGCCCCACCATTCTGAAACTCATACCCGACAATATGCGCAACGGACGCTTCAAGTCTTTCTTCGACCAGCATAACGAGGACTATGTCGCAGCCATCGTTTTAGACAAACCAGATACGGTCGCAGTCTACGATGCCGAGGTCGATGAAGACGAAGTCGAGGTTGATGAGCCAGAAGGAATAGATGTGATAGAGATGCCCGATGTTCCTGACATAAGCTTCAACTTCGATTTTGACAGCAATGCACCCAAGATGAGCCGCAGACAGATGAAGAAGGCCATTAAGAAGCAGATGAAGGTACTGGAGAAACAAATGACCAAATACATGATAGAGATGCAGAAACACATCGAGAAAATGGGTCAGGAAATCGAGAAACGCAGCTAGGAAGGCTGCTATTGAGTACAGAAAAAAAAATTGCAATCATGAGATTTAAAACCATTATCACTTTACTGCTTGCCCTTGTCGCTCTGACAGGACAAGCTAAAGACATTATTTGGGAGAACCCCTCAGCCTTTATGGGAAACTATAACGGCATGTTTTTCATCAATCAGGTAGAACTGAAGCCTACGGAGACAGTGCTGCACATCACAGCCAACTACCTGCCTCACAATTGGATTCGCTTCGATAAGCATTCCTATCTGCAGACACCCGATGGCAAGAAATACGGAATTACAAATGGTCTGAAAACCAACGAACAGGAGTCAGACCTTACACCCGACTCACTCTTCTGGATGCCTGAAAGTGGCATGGCCCAGCTGGCCTTGCATTTCAAGCCCGTACCCCTCGACACCAAGGTGATGGACTTCTTGGAGAGTTATAATGATGGCGACTTCAAGTTCTGGAATATCTGCGACGGCAAGACGAAACGGGAAGTGGTGATTCCTGAGGACTGGAAGAACGTGAAATATGCCAAAGACGAGACTCTGCCTGCCGCAAAGATCAAAAAAGGAATAGCCACCATCAAGGTGAAGATGCTGGGCTTCAAGAAGGGTATGGAGTTGGATTTCTTCATGCACAACCTTCAGCCACTGGGTTCTAATGACCGATTCAATAAAGTGTTCCGTTTTGCCGACGATGGTACGGTGAAGTTTGAAGTGCCTCTGTGGCTGACACGTGAGGTGACCGTAGGCGTAGAGGGGATGGCTAATGCCAATATCGTTATCGGCCCTGATCAGGAGACCAACATCCTGATGAAGGTCACCTCCGCCCATCAGCCGTTTGTAGCTTTCAAGGGCTACATGGCAAAGACAAACATGGATCTCACAAAAGCAGATAACGAATTTGAGACCTTGATGGACGAAGATAACACCTACCTCAAGGTCAGGGAGTGCAACACGTCGGCAGAACGCCTGCAATGTCTGACGGACATCTTCAACCAGCGCACCGAAGCCATTAAGAAAACCAAGTACACCACCGCAGCCAAGGACCTGCTGTACATGGAGGCCGAAAGACAATTCGCGAAATGGACTCGCAATTTTGCCAGCACATTCAGTCTATATGGGCTGACAGCAAACGGTATGGTGTATAGGGGAAATGACCATTATCTTGAAGATGTAGAGAAGAACAAGGATATGCTTACCCTTCCCGCCGGTGAAGCGAATTACACCTGGAAATACCTCAATGAGCCAGGCTCACCATGCAGCGCGGCATTCTGGAATACGGAGTTGAGATCTTATGACTTAAGAGCCTCTGAGAAGAGTGTTTTCAATACGGATGTGTGCTTGATACCTACCCTTTTGAGAAACATCAAGGACGATGCTTCCGATGATGTAGTAAAGGAAATGCTTACTGATGAGGATTGCAGGAATGTGGTCCGGGAATACATGGCTGAACAACGGCGCATTGCCCAGCAACTGGGCAGTCAGGAGCATGTATTCTATCAGAAACTCGACAACGTTGCGCCTGAGAACATCCTACAAACCATCCTCGATAAATATAAGGGCAAGGCCGTGCTTATCGACATCTGGGCTACGTGGTGCGGACCCTGCAAGGCTGGTCATGCGGCTATGAAGCCTTGGAAGAAGGAGTTAAAAGGCAAGAATATCCAGTTTGTCTATATCACCTCACCTACTTCGCCCCTCGCCACTTGGCAGGAGATGATCAAGGACATCGACGGCGACCACTATTATTTGACAAAGGAGCAGTATAACTACATCCTCGACAAGTACGAGTCGCAGGGCATTCCCACCTATGCCATCTACGATGCTCAGGGCAATCAGACCTTCAAGAACATTGGTTTCCCAGGTCTCAAACCCTTCAAGGTGGCAGTAGATAAAGTGCTGAAGTAAGGGTAAAGGGTAAAAAGTAAATAGGTAAAAAGGAAAAAGCAATGAAATCAACCATCATCACTATTCTGCTCGCCCTGCTCAGCGTGGGTATTGAAGCAAAAACCTTTAAGACCATCAAGAACCCCGTGGCGATGGCACACAACATCCACGGGGGTGAGTTGAAAGCCCGCGAAGTTGTCTTCAGGGATACGGCGACGACCGTTCATTTCACCTTAGACTATCCCAAGGGACAGAATTTCAGCATCAGCAGCACCAGTTTCCTGATTGACGAGGAAGGAAATCGCTACCCATTGCGCTCGGCCGAGGGGATAAAGCTGAATTCATTCGGAGAATCAACTGGGTCGAAAGACTTCACGCTGCACTTTGAGCCCATGCCCAAAAAGGTGAAACTGTTTGACTATAGGGAGGCCGACAATATGAGGGCGTTCTATCTGATGGGCATCCACGACCAAAAGACGAAGCTCAAGGTTCCCACCTTACAGGAGATACAGACAAAGAACCCTTACAACGTACCTGCCGACTGGTTCAAGACAGACACGATCACTATCAAAGGTCGCATTGAAGGGTATAACGCAGAGCAGTTTGGTTTCACCTCAATGGAGTGTGTCTTTGAGGATGTCTTCGAGAAGGATGATGCCACGCAAGTGCTCGATATCAACCCAGACGGCACCTTTCAGAAGAAGTTCCAGATCAGCTATCCCATCTGGCAGACATTCCATACATACGACTCCAAAGTTGGCTTCGACGCCATACCGTTCTTTGCCCGTCCTGGCGAAACGATTGACATCACCGTCAGGAAAAATACTCAGGGGAAATATGAGTGCTATTATAATAGTGGTAGCAGCAAGGATGTGGAGCGTCTGCTGAAATCAGAGCACCTCTACCAAAGTCTCTGTTTTCCGCTAGCTTACTTCAAAGGCAAATACTGCGAACTGCCAGCCATAGCTGAAAGCACATGGAAGAACATGCTCTACCTGTTCAACAACGAATGTCGTGACAGGCATTACACGCCATTCGAGGCACAGCTGGCCCTTGCAGATTTACTGACTCTCTATGCTGAATCTATCTTAGACTATGGCATGTATCATGAGATGGACCTGATGAAGCAAGAGCTACGCGATGGCATCTATTACACAGAAATCCTGGATAGTGTGGAATGGCAGGAACTGTCAAAGATGGACAACTACAAGCCGCTGCACCGCATAGATTTCAACAATCCGCTGATGCTCTCCAGCAGTAGCTACAGCCATCTTCTCAACCGCGTTCAGTATGCCACGCCTGTCAGGAATCTCGTATTCAGTACATTGAATATCAACGACAAGGATGAGGGGATGGCCATTGAGGCCACAATCGAGAACGAGGTGAAAAGCATGCAACTTAGCTACGACGGTTGGCGTCAACTGATGGGATGTGACCACGATAACCTGATAGCACAAGTCAGCACCCACAAGGATTTCATGAATAATTTCAATGACTGGCGTCAAAACGGATGGATTGATGAGCTTACGCCCATTTGTGCCAACAGATACGCCAATGCCTATGTCCGCCAGAAGACAGAGCAGTATTACGAGCGCAAGATGGCGCAGAAGGAACTCTCCACCCCTCTGCCAGAGAATAATGTAGCTGCTGATTTGATTCGCAGCATCTCGGCTAAATATCCAGGCCGTTATCTGATGATTGACTTCTGGGGCATGGGATGCGGTCCATGTCGCTCTGCCATCCAAAGCAGCAAGAGCCTGCGTGCCAACATTGCCAAACGCGATGACATCAAACTGGTATTTATCGCTGAGGAACGCATTACCGGAGGTAGCGATGCCTACAAGAAATACGTAGCCGAATGGCTGGCCGATGAAGAAGCCATCTGCATCTCAAGTGCCGAATTCTCCCGCATGCAGGAACTCTTCCAGTTCAATGGCATCCCCCACTACGAAGTCATCACACCCGACGGCCGCCGCGTCCGCGATGACCTCCGTTTTCATGGCTATTATAACCTGGAAATGCAATTAGATCAACTGAAAGAGAAGCTCAAATAAGAACATATATTATATCAATATATATACTTTAAGCAAAAAGAAATGAGAAAGAGGATTTATTTTCTTACAGCGTTGTTCGCGTTTTCTTGCGTCGTATATTGTTTTGCAGAATGCTCCAGTGCAAATCGGAAACTGAAAAAACCAGTTTTCATTGCGAGCAATGATGGATCAAAGATTTACGATATAAAAGCTACCGACAACTACGACAATATCTTTTCATATCATATGGAGATGGTTCAGAATGAGATGGGAGGTGTCAAAGTGAAGCTACATGATGTCGACACTAATGGAAAAGAACTTGTCGATTCGATTTCCTATGCAGGTGTTTTCGTCGAGAAATTCGTATTTCACAAAAAGGGCTTTGAGGACTCCGATACTTTATACGCCTGGCGCGTGCAACTTCATTATGGAATGGAAAATGAAATCATGTTGAATAATGTAGGTACCACGCTAAAGATCTTCGGCAAGAATTATGGCAAGAATGTCTCCGTTTCCACTTCAGATGGTATAATTGCTTCCGAAAAGACCATAACGGATGGTGTTACAGAGATCAGCATTCCTAAAGGAGTGGAATATCTCAATGTAGATATAAAATATGACGAACAAAAACACTTCCATTTCAAGTATCCAGTAAGATAGCAACGATAAAAGAAAAACAAATCGACCAATGAAAAAATCTATTATTGCCTTTCTGCTCACCCTGCTCATCATTCCTATAGGCATGGAGGCAAAGAAGAAAGTGAAGAAAGAAGAGGTGCCACAGTTGCTGAATTATCCCAGCGCAGACTGGAACGAATACCGTATGCATGGTGGTGAGATGGTCATCAAGGGTCATGTAACAGCAGATGATTCTGCTAAGTTAAAACAACTGAGTAACAACGTCAGAATCATCATGCGTGACTACATTGTGCGCAAGGAGGAAACCATCCCCTTCAAAGTCGAGGAAGACGGCACATTTTCGCTCAATATCCACGTACCTTATCCTATGTTTATACTCTTCTATCCGTTGGCAGGCGTGTATGCCTGTCCTGGGGACACAGTCGAGTTGACGTATGACGCTACGAAACCCATGCAGAGACCAGGCGACAATGTCACATTAAGTGGAAAGGGTGTCAGTGCCGAGGCGAGCAAACTTTTCTTCCCTCTTATGTACAAGTACCTTGTTACTCTGAAAAGCCAAACACACGTGGCACATCCTGACTCGCTGCTGAACTGGAGGGATGCGCAGGTGGCAAAGCTGGATGATTTGGTGCGCCAGATGAATGCTGGACTGCCCGAACTTGAAGGTTGCTCACCCAGGACATCCGACGTCCTCCGTACGTATTTGGTTTCGCAATACTTGTATGAAATCTGCCACCGCTACTATATGTTCATGGACTTCGTAAAAGAGAATGACGGCGTTTACGACATTGACAAGGAAGCTTACTGGCAGCAGTATTTCAGCTTCTTGGCACCTCGCGAGAAATACCTGCTCGACAACCCATTGCTGATGATTGCCGCTGACGAATTTTTCTTCAACAGGATGGAGTACACGCTCATGGAACCCGTGCAACAATCTAGCATCAAAGGTTCTACATTAGCCATTGACTATTATCTAGAAGCAGCAGAAATATTGACGGAAAACAGCACATTAAGTCTACGTGAAGCGAGGAAACTGGCTATGAACGAGCTGCACGAAAAGCTGAATCTCAGCCCCACAAACTTCTGTGCTCAGGTTTGTATGGTTCGTGATCTGTTCTACAAATTGGAATGGGGTACCGACTATGGTGTTGCTGCCGAGGAGGTGGCAAGTACACTGCCCTATATCACCAACCCCGAGCTGATGCGCCGTGCCGTGTTGCAATACCGCGAGTTCGTGAAGGTGAAAGAGTCGGAAAAGCAATTTGTCGATGCCAACAGCATCCGTCCATCTACTGATGTGGAGGGCATGAGCGATGGCGAGAAGATACTCCGCAAACTCATCGAACCTTATCAAGGCAAGCTCATCTATGTGGACATCTGGGGAACATGGTGCGCTCCTTGCCGAGAGAACCTGAAGGAGTCGTGGAGGGTGAGAGAAGCCCTGAAGGACTACGATATTGTCTATCTCTTTCTGGCCAACAAGAGCAGCGACGAGGCGTGGAAGAGCGTCATCTCAGAGTACAACCTGACGGGGCCTAACTGTGTTCACTACAACCTGCCCGCAGACCAGCAAAGCGCCATCGAGCACTATATCGGTGTCAACGGCTATCCCACCTACAAGCTCATCGACAAGCAGGGTGTCATCCACCCCCTGAACTGGCAACATGCCGACAACTTGAACACCCTCATTGAAATTATCGACAAATTCAGCAAATGAAATGAAAATGAACAAGAAAACTATCATCACCATACTGCTCGCCCTCGTCGCAATGGCGGGACAGGCAAAAGAGAAAGCGATTGTGTGGGAACAGCCCACTACGGAGTTTGGAACCAGCTATGGCGACGGATTCTTCTACCTCGCCCTTGATGTAACGAAAGTAGAACTGAAGGCCGACGAGACGGTGGTGTATATCACTGCCCAGCAGCGTTCTGACGATCCCGACTACTCTTTTCTGTTTGCCGGCGATACCTACCTGAAGGTGGGCGACCAACGCTATACTATCACGTCAGCCGATAACATTGAACTCAACAAGTTTGTACAGACGAATAAGAACGGTCAGCGCGACATGGCGTTCCATTTCCCACCGCTGCCGAAGGGAACGAAGGTGTTCGACTTCATCGAGGGCGATGGTGATAGGGCTTTCCAAATCAAGGGCATCAAGCCTGTGGAGGAACGATGGAAACAACTGTTCCCTTCCTATTGGCGCGACAATAACGGCGACTGGAAGATTGCCTTCTTCGAGGACTGCGCCATCTACGACTGCAAGTTCTGGAACTACAAGCAACGCGACGTGAACCAGAAGACTGGCGAGGCTATCATCCTTATGACTAACGGCAACGATGAGTTAAAGGTCATGGTCGGCAAGGACAAGAAAGGCCAGCGTCCGATACAGATTGGCAGCGACAAGAAGGTCTATTCGATGATAACCACCCGCTTCCTGCCCGACTATCCCACGAAGGACACCCGTGAGGGCTTTGTGGATACTGGCTACAAGGAGGATACCATTACCGTCGTGGGTTGGATTAAGGATATGCCGGAGCAATTCAAGCAGTTGAAGACCTTTGATTTCGGTTACGAGAACATCTATACGGACGAGCATCAGTCTGTCAGCGCCGACTTGGACGAGCTGGGACGCTTCATAGCAAAAATTCCCGTGCTGAACAGTACGGAGTTCTTCATTGACTGGGAGCGTTGCTTCGTCCGCACGATGTTCGAGCCTGGCAAGACCTACTTCATGCTCTACGACTTCAAGGAGGGCCGCCGTTATTTCATGGGCGACGACTGCCGATTGCAGAACGAACTCTTCAAGTACCCGCTCGACTGGAAGTCCATACGTATGGAGGATGGCGACAAGGATTTCAACAAGTATATCGCTTCGGTCGACAGCCTCCTGAAGGTGCAGGGTGCCGTCATCAACCAACTCTGCGAGGAGCACCCCACGCTCTCCACCCGCTTCAACATATTCAGGAAGGGCAACACGCTGATGCAGCAAGCACGCGACTTCGGACAGTCACGTTTCAGAGGTCCCAACTTCCAACTCCCTGACAACGCCCGCCGTTATGCCTACGACAACTTCTGGACGAAGATGAAGAAGCCCTACACCCTGCACCGCGACATCGGCAGTTTCCTGAACGACTATCTTGATGACGTTATACGCCGTCGTGAATTCAATTTCTCCTACTCCTACATTGACCACTTGCCAGAAATAGCCGCAGATGAGCAGGAACTCAACCTCCTCAATCGTTGGAAGGACTGGATTGCTGATGCTCAGAAGAAAGTGGACGCTGCGGCCACGGACGAAGAACGACATCAGATTGCAGACAAGTTGAACGCCGACAATGCCGAGATGATCGAGCAGGTGAACAAGATTCTCAACGGCTCGCGCTTCAACCGAATGATGGACAGCAAACTCCTCTTTGCGCAGATGAAAGAGCAAGTTCAGGTGCTCGACTCGCTGGGTGCCGACCAGTTTATCAAGGATTTGTGGCTCGCACGGGGGATATATAAGGAGATAGACAACCGTCGTACGGCGATGCTCCCAGAGGTCATCGACACCTTGAAGACAATGGTCAGCAACCCCGTCTGCATCGCGATGGTGGAGAAGCAGAACGACTACTACCTGGCCATCGAGAACCGCGAGTTCGACAAGCTGGTGCTCAAATCGTCAGACAATCTGGCTGACCTCAGCGAGGGCGAGGCACTGCTGAAGAAGATTCTCGAACCCTACAAGGGCAAGTTCGTGCTGCTCGACATCTGGGGCACATGGTGTAGTCCATGCAAGGAAGCCCTCTCGCACTCTACCGAGGAATACGCCCGCTTGAAGGACTACGACATCCAATATCTATATCTGGCCAACGGCAGCCCGCAGACGGCGTGGGAGAATGTCATCAAGGAGTATAATGTCAGCGGCCCGAACGTGGCTCACTACAACCTGCCCGCCGAGCAGCAGGCCGCCATTGAGCACCACCTCAATATCCACAGCTGGCCAACGTACAAGCTCTTCGACCGCAATGGCAACCTGCTCGACCTGAAGGTAGACCCTCGCGACCTCGAAGGTCTCGCTCGCCTACTGGAGCAGATGAAATAAAAAACAGTCATGTACAAATAAACCAATGAAGAAGTTTTTTTTTACGATGCTCGCCCTTGTTGCATTGACGGGGCAGGCGCAGCCTATACCACAAGACTGGTTCCAAACAGATACCATCACCATCAGAGGACGTATTGAGAATTTCGATGCTGAGAAGTTTGGTTTTACAACGATGACATGCTATGATATGGATGTGTTAGAGCATGAGGAAGAAGTAATTATACTCAATATTGCTGCTGACGGCACGTTCGAGACAAAATTCCAAGCCAACTATCCAGTCTTTAATGAATTCTTCAACTCGGATTCAAAGGTCGGTTTCAGAGATATGTATTTCTATGCCCGTCCTGGCGAGACTATCGACATTACCGTTAAGACGAATGCCGATGGTCAGTACGAATGCTTCTACAACAGTGGCAGCAGCAAAGATTTGGAACGTTGGCTGAAGTCGGGATTGACTGTAGAAAACCTTAGCCGGAGTCGTACTTTAGCCCACTTTGAAGGGAAGTTCAGCGAAGTAGGTAAGGAGGCAGAAAGAACGTGGCAGGATATGCAATCTCATCTGCAAGAAAAAGGCAGTCAGTTGCACTTTACGCCTCTAGAAATGCAGATGGCTTTGGCCGATCTGCAAGTGATTTTTGCCTATGCCATGATAGATTATTCATGGAATCATTGGCAAAAGGTCACAAACATAGAAGAACGTGACGGTGTCTGGCATCAAGAAGTTACGGACAGCGCTGAGTTGAAGGAGTTTGACAAGCCGGAGAACTATAAGCCGTTGCGTCACGTAGATTTCAATAATCCCCAACTGATAGCAACAGCATTATTTCCTATCACTCTCAACCGCTTACAATTCTTTTTACCCAGTAAAGCTGCTAAATGCGAGATTTTGGGAACTGATAACGACAATCTCATGGTGCAGCTTCACAACTATAGGAATATGATAAGTGAATTTAAAGAATGGCGTGCCCATGAGGAAGACATTCCAAAAAAAATGCAGGAATATCTCAGCACCGTCACCCATCCCGTCATCCGACAAAAGGCCGAAGCCTTCTATGCTCTGCAGATGGCACAGACAGAGACATCCTCACCCCTGCCTGTCAATAACACTTCAGCCGACCTCATTCGCTCGCTGTGTGCAAAATATCCTGGTCGCTATCTGATGATTGACTTCTGGGCAATGTGGTGCGGATCCTGTCGCTCGGCTATTCAGAAAAGCAAGGAACTGCGTGCCAAGGTGGGCAAGCGTGATGACATAAAACTAATCTTCATCGCTGGCGAGCGTACTGCCGAGGGTAGCGAGGCCTATCACAATTATGTCAAGGAATGGCTTGGTGACGAAACGACAATTTGTCTCACCAATGAAGGATTCTCCCGTCTGCAAGAACTCTTCAACTTCAACGCTTTTCCTCACTATGAGACCATCACCCCTGATTGTCAACGTGTTAGTGATTTCTATCAGATTCACGGATATGACAACTTAGAGACTGAATTGGAATTACTGAAAGAGAAACTCAAATAAGAACATATATGAAATCAACAATCATCACTATTCTCCTTGCTGTCGCCGCTTTGACAGTGCAGGCCCAGACGAAAGTTTGGGACAACATAGTTATGGGCTATGCCAACGCCCCCATCATCAACGTGAACCGTGTAGCTCTCTATGCAGACCGCACCGATGTAAGCCTGCATATCGACTACCGTAAAGGTCGGCAGATGGGCTTCAGTCGGGGAACAGCCCTGAAAGCTGGTGGCAAGGAATATAAGGTGACTGGAGCCACCGTCATCAAACTGGACGAGCCTTACACGATGACGGAAGACACGCTGAATCTGACGTTGACGTTCGAGCCACTGCCTGTGACAACGCAGAGGTTTGACTTCACGTCGCCCGACGGTCTGCAACTGCTGAACATCCGCAATGCCAACAGCCTGCCAGAGGATATCACCAACACCTACTGGCGCAACGAATCGACGGGCGACTGGATGATTGGCATCACACCGAACCACGTCATCTACAAGAATAAGGTGTGGGACATCGTGAGCCAGACGGAAAAGAAGGACGCCTATACGCTGACTATCAACGACGGCACAATCATCAAGGTCGGGAAGATGAAGAAAGGCCAGAGAATCATCACCATCGGCAAGGAGAAGCCCGCGACGTGTAGTCCTATCGTGACGGCAGCACTGCCCGACTACCCCACAAAGGATATGCGCAAGGGTTTTGTGGATAATGGCTACCGAACAAATGACAGCGTGACCATCATCGGATGGCTGAAGGATATGCCCCAACAGGCGTGGGAGCGAGGAAAGGAGTTTAGCGTCGGTATTGAAAACATCTTCAGTGACAAGGAGGAGAGTTCTTATGCCAAGATGGACTCTCTGGGACGCTTTACACTCAAGATGCCGATTCTGAACTCCTCGCAGGCATTCCTCGACTGGGGACGCACATCGAACAGTACCCTGTTGGAACCGGGGAAGACCTATTTCTTCCTCTATGACTTCATGGCAGGACAGATGCTTTGGATGGGCGACGATGTCAGAGTGCAGAACGAACTGTTGGCCCATCCTCACGATTGGAATGAAGACCGCATTGCTGATAAGGAAGAAGGCAAGGTAACAGCTATGCAGTTCAAGGTGCGGACGGACGCCTCGCGAGCCGCCAGCATGACCAAGCTACAGAACTGCCTGACCCAGCATCCCAACCTCTCACAGCGATATATCGACTATCTGACCGGCTATTATCTGACCGATCAGGGCGAATCGATGATGCAGGCCCGTTTCTCCATACCTGGGTACGATCTTCCCAAAGAATATTTGGACTATGTGGGCAACGAACTCTGGAAGAAAGCCTGCAAGCCCTATACGCTCTATCGAGACTTCAGTACCTTTATTCGTGACTATCTCAATCACCTCAGAGACACGCAGCAAGGTGACTGGGGCATACTTTTCAGAAACACGGCCCTGCGTTTAGAACAGCAAGGTGCGGTGACCCTGACCGACAAAGAACGTGAGGCGTTGAATCATTATATCATCATGCGCAATCAACTGGAGGCTGGTGTCAAGAACGATATCTCACAGCAGGAGCGCGACTCCCTTATCAAGGCCTTCAACAGCAGCGAGACCGTCACCGCGCTAAACGCCTTGATAAAGCGCCTGGGGAAACCGCTGCAAGACGAGATGAATCTTGCCAGTTACCGCCAAACATTGGCAGTCCTTGATTCCATAGGCTGCGACCGCAC
Proteins encoded:
- a CDS encoding TlpA family protein disulfide reductase, whose product is MKKFFFTMLALVALTGQAQPIPQDWFQTDTITIRGRIENFDAEKFGFTTMTCYDMDVLEHEEEVIILNIAADGTFETKFQANYPVFNEFFNSDSKVGFRDMYFYARPGETIDITVKTNADGQYECFYNSGSSKDLERWLKSGLTVENLSRSRTLAHFEGKFSEVGKEAERTWQDMQSHLQEKGSQLHFTPLEMQMALADLQVIFAYAMIDYSWNHWQKVTNIEERDGVWHQEVTDSAELKEFDKPENYKPLRHVDFNNPQLIATALFPITLNRLQFFLPSKAAKCEILGTDNDNLMVQLHNYRNMISEFKEWRAHEEDIPKKMQEYLSTVTHPVIRQKAEAFYALQMAQTETSSPLPVNNTSADLIRSLCAKYPGRYLMIDFWAMWCGSCRSAIQKSKELRAKVGKRDDIKLIFIAGERTAEGSEAYHNYVKEWLGDETTICLTNEGFSRLQELFNFNAFPHYETITPDCQRVSDFYQIHGYDNLETELELLKEKLK
- a CDS encoding TlpA family protein disulfide reductase — encoded protein: MKSTIITILLAVAALTVQAQTKVWDNIVMGYANAPIINVNRVALYADRTDVSLHIDYRKGRQMGFSRGTALKAGGKEYKVTGATVIKLDEPYTMTEDTLNLTLTFEPLPVTTQRFDFTSPDGLQLLNIRNANSLPEDITNTYWRNESTGDWMIGITPNHVIYKNKVWDIVSQTEKKDAYTLTINDGTIIKVGKMKKGQRIITIGKEKPATCSPIVTAALPDYPTKDMRKGFVDNGYRTNDSVTIIGWLKDMPQQAWERGKEFSVGIENIFSDKEESSYAKMDSLGRFTLKMPILNSSQAFLDWGRTSNSTLLEPGKTYFFLYDFMAGQMLWMGDDVRVQNELLAHPHDWNEDRIADKEEGKVTAMQFKVRTDASRAASMTKLQNCLTQHPNLSQRYIDYLTGYYLTDQGESMMQARFSIPGYDLPKEYLDYVGNELWKKACKPYTLYRDFSTFIRDYLNHLRDTQQGDWGILFRNTALRLEQQGAVTLTDKEREALNHYIIMRNQLEAGVKNDISQQERDSLIKAFNSSETVTALNALIKRLGKPLQDEMNLASYRQTLAVLDSIGCDRTLRYICLARQFYRAINESRGPLPDAAVNMMEQEVQLPSAKAAVMALQNKYLEIQQRDITKSGILKSNNDVANMSDGEQILRKITEPYRGRLVLLDIWGTWCGPCKEALSHSQEEYERLKDYNLVYLYLANRSPEDGWKNVIKEYNVTGENVVHYNLPADQQSAVEHFLQVHSWPTYKLIDRDGKVLDVNADPRNLEGLAKLLENLK